Proteins from one Lepidochelys kempii isolate rLepKem1 chromosome 6, rLepKem1.hap2, whole genome shotgun sequence genomic window:
- the EIF2B2 gene encoding translation initiation factor eIF2B subunit beta isoform X1, whose amino-acid sequence MPGAPEKESELSEQIEAFVARLKRGGERLSSEEAARQTVGLLRKIIGHGRWGNAGDLMVLIRKEGKRMTVAQPSETTVGNMVRRVLKIIREEYGRLRGRSEESDQQESLHKLLTSGGLSEDFSTPYPPLRANVIEAISELLIELEGTTDNIAMQALEHIHSSEVIMTIGYSRTVEAFLKEAARKRKFHVIVAECAPFCQGHEMAVRLSKEEIETTVMSDAAIFAVMSRVNKVIIGTKTILANGALIAVSGTHTLALAAKHHSTPLIVCAPMFKLSPQFPNEEDSFYKFVSPQEVLPFTEGEILSKINVHCPVFDYVPPELITLFISNIGGNAPSYIYRLMSELYHPDDHEL is encoded by the exons ATGCCGGGCGCGCCCGAGAAGGAGTCGGAGCTTTCGGAGCAGATCGAGGCCTTCGTGGCTCGGCTGAagcggggcggggagcggttGAGCTCAGAGGAGGCGGCGCGGCAGACGGTGGGGCTGCTGCGGAAGATCATCGGCCATGGGCGCTGGGGCAACGCGG GGGACTTGATGGTGCTGATTCGGAAGGAGGGCAAGAGGATGACTGTAGCCCAGCCATCTGAGACCACTGTGGGAAACATGGTGCGGCGAGTGCTGAAGATCATtcgcgaggagtacggcag GCTCCGCGGACGCAGTGAGGAGAGTGACCAGCAGGAGTCACTGCACaagcttctgacctctggagggctCAGCGAGGACTTCAGCACTCCCTATCCCCCACTCAGGGCTAATGTGATTGAAGCTATTAGTGAGCTGCTGATAGAGCTGG AGGGCACCACTGATAACATTGCGATGCAGGCGCTGGAGCACATCCACTCCAGCGAGGTAATCATGACCATTGGCTACTCTCGCACCGTCGAGGCCTTCCTGAAGGAGGCAGCACGCAAGCGGAAATTCCATGTCATTGTGGCGGAGTGTGCGCCCTTCTGCCAG GGTCATGAAATGGCCGTCCGTCTATCCAAAGAGGAGATTGAAACCACTGTCATGAGCGATGCAGCCATCTTTGCTGTCATGTCTCGAGTCAACAAG GTGATCATTGGTACGAAGACAATCTTGGCCAATGGTGCGTTGATTGCTGTAAGTGGGACTCATACCCTGGCACTGGCAGCTAAACACCACTCCACTCCCCTCATCGTCTGTGCACCTATGTTCAAGCTTTCACCGCAG TTCCCCAATGAAGAGGATTCATTCTACAAGTTTGTCTCTCCACAAGAAGTGCTGCCATTCACAGAAG GGGAGATCCTGTCAAAGATCAATGTTCACTGCCCAGTGTTTGACTATGTTCCCCCAGAGCTCATTACTCTCTTCATCTCCAACATTGGGGGTAATGCGCCCTCCTACATCTATCGCCTCATGAGTGAGCTCTACCATCCTGATGACCATGAACTCTAA
- the EIF2B2 gene encoding translation initiation factor eIF2B subunit beta isoform X2, translated as MVLIRKEGKRMTVAQPSETTVGNMVRRVLKIIREEYGRLRGRSEESDQQESLHKLLTSGGLSEDFSTPYPPLRANVIEAISELLIELEGTTDNIAMQALEHIHSSEVIMTIGYSRTVEAFLKEAARKRKFHVIVAECAPFCQGHEMAVRLSKEEIETTVMSDAAIFAVMSRVNKVIIGTKTILANGALIAVSGTHTLALAAKHHSTPLIVCAPMFKLSPQFPNEEDSFYKFVSPQEVLPFTEGEILSKINVHCPVFDYVPPELITLFISNIGGNAPSYIYRLMSELYHPDDHEL; from the exons ATGGTGCTGATTCGGAAGGAGGGCAAGAGGATGACTGTAGCCCAGCCATCTGAGACCACTGTGGGAAACATGGTGCGGCGAGTGCTGAAGATCATtcgcgaggagtacggcag GCTCCGCGGACGCAGTGAGGAGAGTGACCAGCAGGAGTCACTGCACaagcttctgacctctggagggctCAGCGAGGACTTCAGCACTCCCTATCCCCCACTCAGGGCTAATGTGATTGAAGCTATTAGTGAGCTGCTGATAGAGCTGG AGGGCACCACTGATAACATTGCGATGCAGGCGCTGGAGCACATCCACTCCAGCGAGGTAATCATGACCATTGGCTACTCTCGCACCGTCGAGGCCTTCCTGAAGGAGGCAGCACGCAAGCGGAAATTCCATGTCATTGTGGCGGAGTGTGCGCCCTTCTGCCAG GGTCATGAAATGGCCGTCCGTCTATCCAAAGAGGAGATTGAAACCACTGTCATGAGCGATGCAGCCATCTTTGCTGTCATGTCTCGAGTCAACAAG GTGATCATTGGTACGAAGACAATCTTGGCCAATGGTGCGTTGATTGCTGTAAGTGGGACTCATACCCTGGCACTGGCAGCTAAACACCACTCCACTCCCCTCATCGTCTGTGCACCTATGTTCAAGCTTTCACCGCAG TTCCCCAATGAAGAGGATTCATTCTACAAGTTTGTCTCTCCACAAGAAGTGCTGCCATTCACAGAAG GGGAGATCCTGTCAAAGATCAATGTTCACTGCCCAGTGTTTGACTATGTTCCCCCAGAGCTCATTACTCTCTTCATCTCCAACATTGGGGGTAATGCGCCCTCCTACATCTATCGCCTCATGAGTGAGCTCTACCATCCTGATGACCATGAACTCTAA